The following is a genomic window from Amycolatopsis sp. BJA-103.
GACCAGACAGGCCGCCACCGTGCAGGCGAGCACGCCGGTTGTACGTGGGGACAAGGAAATTACCTCCATGGTTTCGGGGTTTCAGGCGATCTGCACGACGGTGCCGAGCGGCAACTCCACGAGGCGGTCGAGCGCCTCGCGGGTGACCCGGATGCAACCGTCGCTGGTTGCTTTGCCGACGAAGCTCTCGTCCGGCCAGGTGTGCAGGCCGACCGTGCCGGGCCCGCCACCGAAGGTCTCGTGTGAATCGGAATGGTTGCTCAGCGGCAGCACGATCGGGCTGTAGGTGTTCACGCTCTCCTTGATGGAGGCGAGGATGAACGCGCGGCCGGTGGGCGTGGGGTGCTCGGCCCTGCCGGTACCGATGGTCCACGAGCCGGTCGGCTTGCCCGCTTCGAGGATTTCCAGGCGGAATTTGCCGAGATCGACCGTGACCTGGAAGTCGTTGTGCGCCGATTCGACGGTCTCGGGCGTGGCGTGCAGCCAGCCTGTCGCGCCGTTGGGTCGCACGGGCAGCAGTACCTGCGCCCAGTCGCCCTGGCGGGCGATCACCGGAACCCAGGTCGGCGAGCCGATCTGAGTCTCCGGCAGCCGGGCGATCGGTTCCGCGCCCGGGGCTCGGTAGACCGCCACGTCCGTGGTCGGGTGCAGCACTTCACCCCCGGCGGGGAGTGCGGCGGCCGGGTCGGCGGGTGCCGAGTCCAGCTCGCCGAAGGTGTTCGCTTCGGGCAGTGCGGCCAGTGCCTCGGGCGACGGCGACAGCGTGGCGACGGGGGCCGCTGCCGCACCGCCTGTCGTGGTACCGCAGCCGGACAGCGGCAGCACCACCAGCACCAAGGCGAAGAGCGCATGAACCGCACGAGGGCGTGCGCCACCGCAAGAGGTCTGCTGTTGGGTCATTCAGTGCCTGTCCTTGCGCAGAGTTATCCGCAACGGGATGTGAATCCGGAATGGACATCTCTAACAGCAAGGCACTGCGTTAATCAATGAACACGATAAGTGATCAGATCGGATCTGCCTGGTGTTTTGCGGAGTTTCCGCAGGTCAGGTGCCTCTGGATAGTTCACTCGATCAGGGTGGGAATGCGAATTCGGTAACGCTGAGCCAAACCTACTCTGCGTGGCTTTCGCTGCGTCCTTCCGGAGGGTGACGCTGAAATGCTCGGCCTCGATGATCACGCGGAGTGTTCGTAATCGAGTTTGTCGGTTCAACGGTGGTAGATGCCGCTGATCCGGCGTTGCCACCAAGGCCGATCGGGCGGTCCGGCGGGATCGGGCAGGGTCTTTCGGCGTATCTCCTCGTCGAAAGGGCGGATGAGAGCGAGCAGGGCAGTACGGCTTCGCGACGGAAGTGCTCGGAGCGCCAGGTCCAGGGTTTCGCGTGCCAGGGGCTCGCAGCATGGACAGCCGAGAGTCCAGTGTGCTCGGTACTGGTGGGCGACGCGGGCATAGCGCTGCAACTCGCGGAACGCGGTCGCGATGTCCCCTGGCCGGAGCCAGGTCGCCTCGACACGGTGAATGTCCGCCAGTACCCAGCGTGGCAACCCGGGTACGACGGAGAACTGCCGGAGGCGCGGGTGAACTGGAAGGTGCGCGCGGACAGCGGCGGGCGGTCTACGCGCCACGACCCTTTCCGGTTTTCGTCATGCCCGGATCATGCCACGGCCGCGCCGCGTGGTCAGGCGGCCATGCGTTCGCCGAGGCGTCGGGCGAGTTCGGCGATCTCGTCCTCCGGGATGTCGAGGTGGCCTCGCTCCGGAGCGAAGATTGCCGTCTGCTGCTGGTCGTAGGGCACGCCGGGTGGCAGTGGCGCGAGGTGCCAGTGGACGTGCCGGTTGGCTTGCTGGCTGCCGAGGGACAGCACGTAGAGGCGTTCGGTGGGGAGCAGGTCGGTGAGTGCGCGGCCCGCGCGGTGCACGATCGCTTGGAGGCCGAGGTATTCGTCGGTGGTGAAGTCGGCGATGGCGTGTTCGCGGTGTTCGACCGGAGCGACGAGGAAGTGCCCGAGCACGGAGGGGAAGCGGCTGGCGAAGACGACGGCGTGGTCGTCGCGGTGGGCGATGTGGTGTGGATATTCGGGGTTACCGGCGAGCAGTTCGCAGACGAAGCAAGCACGGCGGGCGAGGTCGAGGTAGGCGTCGGGCCGCCAAGGCACACGTGTGGTCACCGGGGATGGATCGCCGGTGACTCGGCGACGAACTCGAACCGGGGCGGTAGCGCCTCCCTGATGTCGTCGGCCGTCGCGTCGAGGAGATGCACCGGCAGTGGGCCGGTCATCCGGCCGGCGCGGTCGAACGCGTCCTGTTCGGCGGGCCAGGTCCAGAACCAGCCGAGCGGGAAGTCCAGTGTGGCCGCGAGCTCGCGGGTACGGTCCGGGTCGGTGCGCAGCGTCGTAGGCTGGCTGCCGAGCTGCCAGTGGTCCGCCACGAGCTCCCGCAGCCGTGCACGATCACCGGCGATCACCGGCGCGTCCTCGTCGGCAGGCCAGTAGGCGCTGAACGGCCGAGGTCCGAGCTCGCGAACGGCGTCGAGCCGGTCCTCGAGATGCTCGTAGCCGCCGAGCGAGTCGACGACGGAAACCGCCAGCCCGCGCCAGAAGAGTGGGATTCGCTCGTCGCTCGCGAGGTCCAGCAGCCGGGCCGGAGCGATGTCGCGGTGGACACCGCCGTGCACCCGCGTCGCGAGCAGCCCGGCCACCTCCTCCAAGGTGGACTGGAGGTGTTCCCGCCGGAGCCATGACGCCACTGCGGCGACCGCCTCCTCGATGTCCTGCGCACGCCACAGTCGTGCCGCGGTGACCGCGAGCGCGTCGTCCGCGTCGGTGTCCAGGTCCGCGACGGGCCTCCCGAGAGCGGCGGCGACCAGTGGATGGGCGGCGTGCGGTGCCAGGAGTCCTGCCATCGCCTCGGGGGCGGCTTGCCTCACCGAGGTGATCCACAGCCACGTGTCCGCCGGATCCTCGTCATCGGGCCCCGCCCAGGCCGCGAGGCGCCCGGCCACCAGGTCGCGGGTGAGCACGCCCAGGTCGCACGCCAACGCGAACGCGTCGTCGGCGACGTCACCACTCCCGTCCGCGACCGCGAGCAGCCAGTCCCGCTCGTCGCCGGTGACGTCCTGGCCGGCGGCGACGGCGCGCACCAGCCGCCGGACCGCGGGGCCGGTGGCGCGCCGGTCGCCGGCCGCCGGGAGCGGGAAGGGCTTGGTCACCACGAACGCCTGCTCCGCGCCCATGTCCAGCGAAGTGAAAGGCTCCGGCGCGGTGGCCAGCCGTCGTGCCACGTCCTCGTGCGCTCCGTGCCAGTGCACCAGGAGGTCGTCCACCAGTTCACCTTTGCCCGTGAACGCCCGCTGGTGGGACTGCCAGTGCCAGAACGCGTAAGGGGTCGTCGCGGACATGGCCCGGTCCGCCAGTTCCGCGACCGCGTCATCTCGGCCGTCGGACTGCGTGAACCGGCCCCGGGAAGGCGGGGCGAGCGCGAGGAAGCCCGCGTCATCGAGGGTGGCGAACCACTTCTTCAGTACGGTGAGGTCGCTCGCGGGGCGTTTGGCCATGACCCAGTATTTCCTGGGGCTCAGTCGTCCCAGGTGACCACTCCGTACTTGTGCGCCTGGATCACCGCCTGCACCCGGGTCGCGACCCCGAGCTTCGCCAGGAGCCGCTCGACGTGGATCTTCACCGTGCCCACGGCGATGCCGAATTCCGAGGCGATCTCGGCGTTGGCCAGCCCGCGTGCGAGACCGCGCAGTACCTCGGTCTCGCGCGGGGTCAGCAGCGCCAGTTCCGGTGGCGCGGGGCGCGGTGAGGTGCGGGCGAAGCGGGTCACCAGTCGCCGCGTCACCTGCGGGTCGATCAGTCCTTGGCCGCGGTGGGCGAGCCTCACCGCGTCGACGAACAATTCGGGCGCGCTGTCCTTCAGGACGAACCCGACCGCGCCGGCCTGCAGGGCGCCGAAGAGGTACTCGTCGAGATCGAACGTGGTCACCGCGATGACCGCGAGCCCGGGATCCAGCACGCTCAGTCTTCTGATCGCCTCGATACCGTCCAATCCGGGCATGCGGATGTCGGTGAACACCACGTCGGGCCGGCGTCGCCGCGCGAGCGCGAGCAGATCGGCACCGTCCACGGCCGCACCGACGACCTCGATGTCCGGTTCGCCGGAGAGCAGCAGCCGCATCCCTTCCCGGGCCGCTTCCTGATCGTCGGCGACGACGACCCTGATCACGATCCATCCCCGGCACAGGGGACCGTCGCCCGGACCCGCCAGCCACGGCCGTCTCGCGGACCGGCGCTCAGGGTGCCGCCGAGTGCTGCCGCCCGTTCCCGCATACCGCGGATCCCGTTGCCCTCCAGCGGTTTCCCGCCACGTTCGCCGTCGTCGTCTACGGTGATCACCACTTCGCCGTCTCGCGAGCGGACCGTCACCCCGGCCCGGCGAACCGAGGCATGGCGGGCGACATTGCTGAGCGCCTCCTCGACGATCCGGTACGCGGCCGCCTGCACCGGGCGCGGAGGATCGTGGCCGCCGAGGTCCAGCACGATGTCCGCGCGCAGCACTTCCCGCATCCCGGTGACGAGACCGTCCAAATCGGACAGAGAGGGGGCGCCGTCCTCCCGCAGGACGTCCACCAGCGACCGCACCTGCCCCAAGGCTTCGCCCGCCAGGTCGGCGATGGCTCCGAGCGCCGGGACGGCGTCGATGCCCGCCTTCCGGCTTCCCAGCGCCCGCAAGCGGATCGCGCTCAACTGGTGCCCGACCAGATCGTGCACTTCTCTGGCGACGCGGTTCCTTTCGCGCGCCTGAGCGCGCCCGGCCTCCGATTCGACGAGCCGCCGCATGGCCTC
Proteins encoded in this region:
- a CDS encoding L,D-transpeptidase family protein, which encodes MTQQQTSCGGARPRAVHALFALVLVVLPLSGCGTTTGGAAAAPVATLSPSPEALAALPEANTFGELDSAPADPAAALPAGGEVLHPTTDVAVYRAPGAEPIARLPETQIGSPTWVPVIARQGDWAQVLLPVRPNGATGWLHATPETVESAHNDFQVTVDLGKFRLEILEAGKPTGSWTIGTGRAEHPTPTGRAFILASIKESVNTYSPIVLPLSNHSDSHETFGGGPGTVGLHTWPDESFVGKATSDGCIRVTREALDRLVELPLGTVVQIA
- a CDS encoding HIT family protein produces the protein MTTRVPWRPDAYLDLARRACFVCELLAGNPEYPHHIAHRDDHAVVFASRFPSVLGHFLVAPVEHREHAIADFTTDEYLGLQAIVHRAGRALTDLLPTERLYVLSLGSQQANRHVHWHLAPLPPGVPYDQQQTAIFAPERGHLDIPEDEIAELARRLGERMAA
- a CDS encoding response regulator; the protein is MIRVVVADDQEAAREGMRLLLSGEPDIEVVGAAVDGADLLALARRRRPDVVFTDIRMPGLDGIEAIRRLSVLDPGLAVIAVTTFDLDEYLFGALQAGAVGFVLKDSAPELFVDAVRLAHRGQGLIDPQVTRRLVTRFARTSPRPAPPELALLTPRETEVLRGLARGLANAEIASEFGIAVGTVKIHVERLLAKLGVATRVQAVIQAHKYGVVTWDD
- a CDS encoding sensor histidine kinase, which produces MSTVAVRWRAFPPLAQDVLIALGVLCVSLGLPALDGAAIAVDVLLWTVAACVPLLWRRSLPLSSVAATGAVTLGSLWGGSPASPWAAMAAVFSAAYHLRRHRIVLVLAATAWMIAVAALRGVPIVPSGVLTSAGLAVLPVSLGYALRLHADRAEAMRRLVESEAGRAQARERNRVAREVHDLVGHQLSAIRLRALGSRKAGIDAVPALGAIADLAGEALGQVRSLVDVLREDGAPSLSDLDGLVTGMREVLRADIVLDLGGHDPPRPVQAAAYRIVEEALSNVARHASVRRAGVTVRSRDGEVVITVDDDGERGGKPLEGNGIRGMRERAAALGGTLSAGPRDGRGWRVRATVPCAGDGS